A stretch of DNA from Gammaproteobacteria bacterium:
TCGCAAGAGGGCTAAAGCCATGCATGAACAGGACAACAAGTCGTCGTCACGCCGTCATTTCCTCAAGGGCGCAGTCGCGCTGGGCGCGGGTGCAGCGGTCGTTTCCGCCGTCGGGGCCGAAACGCTGGACAAGGCCGCCGTCACCGAACCCGCAATGGACGAGAGCAAGCCTGACAAGGGCTACCGCGTGACGTCGCACATAGTCGATTACTACCGCTCGCTCGCCGAATAGACCGCCACGGTCCGGCTCGAACCCGATTGCGACAGGAGATAACCGGTCATGAAACTGATCAGGAAACAGGCATCGCACCAGGGCCCCGAAACCGAAGGGGTGATAACGGCAGGCGGCATCTCGATGGGACGCCGCAGCTTCCTGCGCAACAGTGCGCTGGCCACCGGCGGTGCGGCGGTCGCGGGCATGTTCGCCCCGCGCATGATTCGCAAGGCAAATGCGGATGAGGCGCCCGCGGCGGAACAGAATGCGCCGATCGAGACCAGGCGCACGGTCTGCACCCACTGCTCTGTGGGATGCGGTGTTTACGCCAAAGTGCAGAACGGCGTCTGGGTCGATCAGGAACCCGCCTTTGATCATCCGTTCAACCTGGGCGGACACTGCGCCAAAGGGGCGGCCCTGCGCGAACACGGAATCGGCACCCGGCGCCTGAAATATCCGCTCAAGCTGGTCGACGGCAAGTGGAAACGCATTTCCTGGAATCAGGCCATCGAGGAAATCGGCGACCGGCTGCTGAAGATTCGCCAGGAATCCGGCCCCGATTCGGTGTTCTGGCTGGGTTCGTCCAAGCACAACAACGAACAGGCCTATCTGTTTTCCAAGTGGCGTGGTTTCTGGGGATCCAACAACATGGACCACCAGGCGCGTATCTGCCATTCCACCACGGTCGCCGGCGTAGCCAACACC
This window harbors:
- a CDS encoding molybdopterin-dependent oxidoreductase, translated to MGRRSFLRNSALATGGAAVAGMFAPRMIRKANADEAPAAEQNAPIETRRTVCTHCSVGCGVYAKVQNGVWVDQEPAFDHPFNLGGHCAKGAALREHGIGTRRLKYPLKLVDGKWKRISWNQAIEEIGDRLLKIRQESGPDSVFWLGSSKHNNEQAYLFSKWRGFWGSNNMDHQARICHSTTVAGVANTWGYGAMTNSYNDMHNSKAMLFIGSNAAEAHPVAMQHILRAKENGSKMIVVDPRFTRTASHADLHVSIRPGTDVPFVWGVLWHIFENGWEDKEYIRERVYGMDPVREEVAKWTPDVVENVTWAKPDQVRKVAELMAKNHPGTIVWCMGGTQHTIGNNNTRA
- a CDS encoding twin-arginine translocation signal domain-containing protein, whose protein sequence is MHEQDNKSSSRRHFLKGAVALGAGAAVVSAVGAETLDKAAVTEPAMDESKPDKGYRVTSHIVDYYRSLAE